A window from Nothobranchius furzeri strain GRZ-AD chromosome 17, NfurGRZ-RIMD1, whole genome shotgun sequence encodes these proteins:
- the mthfd2 gene encoding bifunctional methylenetetrahydrofolate dehydrogenase/cyclohydrolase, mitochondrial, producing MAAIRTLGKLCQQSQHQVCKLHTSALRQDAVVVSGRKLARQIREETQVDVEKWVLAGNRRPHLSVVLVGDDPASHSYVLNKTRAAADVGISSETILKHSDISEEELLDLIYKLNADHRVDGLLVQLPLPDHIDERVICNAVAPAKDVDGFHVVNVGRMCLDQSTMLPATPWGVWEIIKRTGIPTFGKNVLVAGRSKNVGMPIAMLLHTDGRHERPGGDATVTISHRYTPKEQLCQHTKMADIIVAAAGIPNLITADMIKEGAAVIDVGINRIQDPVTGKSRLVGDVDFEGVKKKAGFITPVPGGVGPMTVAMLMKNTIKAAKNVLQIPAERIRMAAAS from the exons ATGGCGGCGATCAGGACTCTCGGGAAACTGTGTCAACAGTCTCAGCATCAAGTCTGTAAACTGCACACATCCGCCTTGAG GCAGGACGCAGTGGTCGTCTCAGGAAGGAAACTGGCACGCCAGATTCGGGAGGAGACCCAGGTCGATGTGGAGAAATGGGTTTTAGCCGGCAACAGGCGACCTCACCTGAGTGTGGTTCTTGTTGGAGACGACCCAGCCAGTCACTCCTACGTTCTCAACAAGACCCGGGCAGCAGCTGATGTCG GAATCTCAAGTGAGACGATTCTCAAACACTCAGACATCAGTGAGGAGGAGTTACTGGACTTGATCTACAAACTCAATGCAGACCATCGTGTGGACGGCCTGCTGGTCCAGCTGCCTCTGCCAG ATCACATTGATGAGCGGGTAATCTGCAATGCGGTTGCCCCTGCCAAGGATGTAGACGGCTTCCACGTGGTTAACGTTGGCCGCATGTGCCTGGATCAGTCCACCATGCTTCCAGCCACCCCCTGGGGAGTCTGGGAAATCATCAAACGCACAG GTATTCCCACTTTTGGGAAGAATGTATTAGTTGCAGGACGCTCTAAGAACGTGGGAATGCCCATCGCCATGTTACTGCACACAGACGGACGCCACGAGAGGCCTGGAG GTGATGCCACAGTCACCATTTCTCACCGTTACACTCCAAAGGAACAGCTTTGTCAGCACACAAAAATGGCAGACATCATCGTGGCCGCTGCag GGATCCCAAACCTGATCACAGCAGACATGATCAAAGAGGGGGCAGCTGTGATTGACGTCGGAATAAACCGAATCCAGGACCCCGTCACTGGAAAAAGCCGCCTGGTTGGAGATGTGGACTTTGAAG GCGTAAAGAAGAAGGCTGGATTCATCACACCAGTTCCTGGAGGTGTTGGGCCCATGACTGTGGCCATGCTCATGAAGAACACCATCAAAGCTGCCAAGAATGTCCTGCAGATTCCCGCAGAGAGGATCCGGATGGCTGCTGCATCCTAA